In Mesoplodon densirostris isolate mMesDen1 chromosome 5, mMesDen1 primary haplotype, whole genome shotgun sequence, a single window of DNA contains:
- the LOC132490391 gene encoding LOW QUALITY PROTEIN: zinc finger protein 786-like (The sequence of the model RefSeq protein was modified relative to this genomic sequence to represent the inferred CDS: inserted 1 base in 1 codon), whose protein sequence is MAEPAPLPLTFEDVAVYFSEQEWQDLEVWQKELYKQVMRTNYEILVSLDDGLPKPELISWLEQGRELFRNWGESQKSGNIICSSADLHLDPVIEGHLFGGSQQAVKPGEAHCHFQVDPLQSQRSSEPLLGKSEDVSFRPDQVVTVLNPQRHDTRALIPVVHSSREPTERDRIVTPRTLGLPGFQETSGEGLQHPCPVCGEGFWKNLSEQHQGSHSKDPPHKAWNQFRKQTEAQQPLSIPRGQRHFRCPECGRGFRRKSCLLRPLAIHPEDSQLPRSECELYAHHLRAGPRPSQCPGCDERGQAPRGRPGLSPAGEERPEALEPGPGAERQATSGPCGRRSSPQCGLPDHTHVHSAERPFRCAECGRASCQHGRLRLHRRLHSDDQPFACAECGLGFRLRRHGDERPLSCGECGRVFAHPCKLREHLRVHSGERPFGCPECGKSFRLKGILKAHERTHSGERPFQCVECGKGFTRPSKLAEHLRVHSGERPFDXGDCGRRFRLEGQLQSHQRLHTGETPFPCPDCGKSYRVKADMKAHRLLHGGRMLFSCECGKGFAKQSKLMEDIRTHTGEKPFQCPQCEKSFRLKAQLLSHQGLHTGERPFRCPECNKNFRERGHMLRNQRIHRPDRPFVCADCSKGFIYKSKLAEHIRVHTKSCRAPSEPDVKQSLSQLFAMIEADWS, encoded by the exons ATGGCCGAGCCGGCTCCGTTACCTCTGACTTTTGAGGATGTGGCCGTTTATTTCTCCGAGCAAGAATGGCAGGATCTAGAGGTATGGCAGAAGGAGCTTTACAAGCAAGTAATGAGAACCAATTATGAGATTCTTGTTTCTCTAGATGATGGACTTCCCAAACCAGAACTAATATCCTGGCTTGAACAGGGGAGAGAACTCTTCAGGAACTGGGGAGAATCACAGAAATCAGGAAACATAATTTGCTCCTCTGCTGATTTGCATTTGGATCCAGTTATTGAGGGACATCTGTTTGGGGGAAGCCAGCAAGCTGTGAAACCAGGAGAAGCCCACTGCCATTTCCAAGTAGATCCTCTTCAGAGCCAGCGTTCCTCTGAACCCTTATTAGGAAAAAGTGAAGACGTTTCCTTCAGGCCTGACCAAGTCGTCACCGTCCTGAATCCACAAAGACATGATACTCGGGCTCTAATTCCAGTAGTCCACAGCTCCAGGGAACCCACCGAAAGAGACAGAATCGTAACTCCCAGGACCCTCGGTCTCCCAGGCTTCCAGGAAACCTCCGGGGAGGGCCTCCAGCACCCTTGCCCCGTCTGTGGGGAAGGCTTTTGGAAGAACCTCTCAGAGCAGCACCAGGGGAGCCACTCGAAGGACCCGCCACACAAGGCCTGGAATCAATTCCGCAAACAAACCGAGGCACAACAGCCGCTGAGCATCCCTCGGGGACAGAGGCACTTCCGCTGTCCAGAATGTGGGCGGGGCTTCCGCCGGAAGTCGTGTTTGCTTAGACCCCTGGCAATCCACCCCGAGGACAGCCAGCTGCCGCGCAGCGAGTGTGAACTGTACGCCCACCACCTGCGCGCGGGGCCGAGGCCTTCCCAGTGCCCCGGCTGCGACGAGAGAGGCCAGGCTCCCAGAGGGAGG CCGGGCCTGAGCCCGGCTGGCGAGGAGCGCCCGGAGGCTCTCGAGCCCGGCCCCGGCGCGGAGAGGCAGGCCACCAGCGGCCCGTGCGGCCGGCGCTCCTCCCCGCAGTGCGGGCTTCCAGACCACACCCACGTGCACAGCGCAGAGCGGCCCTTCCGGTGCGCCGAGTGCGGCCGGGCCTCCTGCCAGCACGGACGGCTGCGGCTCCACCGGCGGCTGCACTCAGACGATCAGCCTTTCGCGTGCGCGGAGTGCGGCCTGGGCTTCCGACTGAGGAGGCACGGCGACGAGAGGCCGCTCTCCTGCGGCGAGTGCGGCCGCGTCTTCGCCCACCCGTGCAAGCTGCGCGAGCACCTTCGGGTGCATAGCGGAGAGCGGCCTTTCGGCTGCCCTGAGTGCGGCAAGAGCTTCCGCCTGAAGGGCATCCTGAAGGCGCACGAGCGCACGCACAGCGGCGAGCGGCCCTTCCAGTGCGTGGAGTGCGGCAAGGGCTTCACGCGGCCGTCCAAGCTGGCCGAGCACTTACGCGTGCACAGCGGCGAGCGGCCCTTCG TGGGCGACTGCGGCCGCCGCTTCCGTCTCGAGGGGCAGCTGCAGAGCCACCAGCGCCTGCACACGGGCGAGACGCCCTTCCCGTGCCCCGACTGCGGCAAGAGCTACCGCGTGAAGGCCGACATGAAGGCGCACCGGCTGCTGCACGGCGGCCGGATGCTCTTCTCCTGCGAGTGTGGCAAAGGCTTCGCCAAGCAGTCCAAGCTCATGGAGGACATCAGGACGCACACGGGCGAGAAGCCCTTTCAGTGTCCCCAGTGCGAAAAGAGCTTCCGCTTGAAGGCGCAGCTGCTCAGCCACCAGGGCCTGCACACCGGTGAGAGGCCTTTCCGCTGCCCCGAATGCAATAAAAACTTCCGGGAAAGGGGCCACATGCTTCGGAACCAGCGCATCCACAGGCCCGACAGGCCGTTCGTCTGTGCAGACTGCAGCAAGGGCTTCATTTATAAGTCGAAACTCGCCGAACACATCAGAGTGCACACGAAGTCCTGTCGTGCCCCCAGTGAGCCTGACGTTAAGCAAAGCCTCAGCCAACTATTTGCGATGATTGAGGCCGACTGGAGTTGA